The Mauremys mutica isolate MM-2020 ecotype Southern chromosome 1, ASM2049712v1, whole genome shotgun sequence genome has a segment encoding these proteins:
- the SMIM11 gene encoding small integral membrane protein 11A, whose product MVEFNWRVLENFPLLMYILAAKTLILCLAFAGVKIYQSKKIEQKMKKEREAKLKNEAEKKED is encoded by the exons ATGGTGGAATTTAATTGGAGG GTTTTGGAGAATTTTCCACTGCTGATGTACATTTTGGCAGCTAAAACATTAATTCTTTGCTTGGCATTTGCTGGAGTAAAAATATACCAGAGTAAAAAAAttgaacaaaaaatgaaaaaagaacgTGAGGCAAAGCTGAAAAATGAAGCAGAGAAGAAGGAAGACTGA
- the C1H21orf140 gene encoding protein FAM243A: MYRFVNPLLKHIIHRSSFDTAARKQCLKYLKALRTLQFNGLNTIFLGETDISESLITGEKILQEDSLNWPTWTLIHAASSQGWVPWRYRVLLRDELPMKQDEDIFQEFCDSLNKFYGKCIIVVREKRQPSVLQTKEPTAQEKITHPQVPSVIYMSSIECCPQIAKANGHELLSVPLPYNYLHPMDVAWSSLKWFIINNRKEFCLRSIERTYSYRCILFSDLLEKGLEKMTPGKWKMATNKVRRWENYYLDTFA; this comes from the coding sequence ATGTATCGCTTTGTAAATCCTCTTTTAAAGCATATCATTCACAGGAGTTCCTTTGACACTGCTGCGAGGAAGCAGTGCCTGAAGTATTTAAAagctctgaggactctgcagtTTAATGGTCTCAACACCATCTTCTTAGGAGAAACTGATATTTCAGAATCTCTCATAACAGGGgaaaagatattgcaggaagACAGTCTGAACTGGCCAACATGGACACTCATTCATGCTGCAAGCAGTCAAGGCTGGGTGCCTTGGAGATACAGAGTGTTGCTAAGAGATGAACTGCCCATGAAGCAGGATGAAGACATCTTTCAGGAATTCTGCGATTCTCTGAACAAGTTCTATGGGAAATGCATCATTGTAGTGAGAGAGAAAAGGCAGCCTAGTGTGCTGCAGACAAAAGAACCCACTGCTCAGGAGAAGATAACTCACCCGCAGGTCCCATCAGTCATTTACATGTCCAGCATTGAGTGCTGCCCTCAAATTGCTAAAGCCAATGGCCATGAGCTTCTCTCCGTGCCTTTGCCCTACAACTATCTCCACCCTATGGATGTTGCGTGGTCTTCTCTGAAGTGGTTTATTATTAACAACAGGAAGGAGTTTTGTCTGAGGTCCATTGAGAGAACGTATTCCTACAGGTGTATACTTTTCAGTGACTTGCTTGAGAAAGGACTAGAGAAGATGACCCCAGGCAAATGGAAGATGGCGACTAACAAAGTGCGGAGATGGGAGAACTACTACCTTGATACATTTGCTTGA